One Deinococcus psychrotolerans genomic window, GCCGACCAAAACGACGGGCAGGGCGGCAGCGCGGCGCGGCGCGAGCAGCAAGTGCCCCGCCTACTCGACTTGATCCAGAACCAGATCGTGATTGGCAGGGGCGTGCAAAACGTGATCGCGGTGGGCGACTTCAACGCCTACGACCAGGAAACCAGCTTGGTCAACTTGCGTAAAGGGCTCGACGGCGTGGCGAACACGGGCGACGACCTGTTCAACGTGTTTGACAGCAGCGTGTACTCGTACCAGTTCGACGGGCAATTCGGCAGCTTGGATCACGCCTTCGTGACCCAGAGCATGAAAGCGCTGCTCAGCGGCGACTCGGCCAAGTGGCACGACAACACCGACGAACCGGACATCTTGGATTACAACTTGGATTTCAAGAGCGCCGATCAAATCACCAATCTTTACAACGACTCGGCTTACCGCAGCAGCGACCACGATCCGCTGAAAGTCGGCTTCAATTTGCCGGCTATTGCCAACCCCGCTCCCACCGTCAGCTTGTCGGGCGCAGCGACGGCCACCACCAACACCGCTTACACCCTTGACCTGACCAGCAGCGGTGCCCAGAGCGCCACCGTGGCTTGGGGCGATGGACAGACCGACAGCGACGTGGCAATCACCAACAATACCTTGAGCCTGACCCACACCTACACCACTGCCAGCACGCCCACCATCAGTGTGACGGTTTCGCGCAGCAGCGACGCCCAGACGGCAACGGCCAGCAAGAGCCTCACGGTGGCGGCTCCCAGCACCGGCGGCGGCAGCGCCGTGAACCATCTGGTGATCAGTCAGGTGTACGGCGGCGGCGGCAACACGGGCGCTCAGTACACCAACGACTTTGTGGAGCTGTTTAACCCGACCAATGCCAGCATCACTTTAACTGGCTACAAAGTCGAGTACTTCTCCGGCGCGGCTTCGGCTGGTTCTGGCGGCTCTGTTACCCTCAACGGCAGCCTCGGCGCGGGCAAATACTTCCTGATTCAGGGCGCGGCAGGTGCAGCGTCGCCCGCGCCCCTGCCGACACCGGACGAAACGGCCTTCGGCGCAAATATTTCTGCTTCAACGGGGCGCATAGACTTGACCTTGAACAGCAGCTTGGTTGACCGTGTAGGCTTCGGCGCTGGCGTGGGCGTGCAGTCTGAAGGCAGCGCCGCACCTGCACCGGCAAACACCAAATCGGTTCAGCGCAAAGCGGCTGGCTGCACCGACACCGACAACAACAGCGCCGACTTCACCGCCGATGCGCCCGCACCCCGCAACAGCGCTTCTCCCGCCACCACCTGCCCCTAAACTCCACTTTCTCAAGCCCGTTCCCAGCTTTGGGAGCGGGTTTTTTGGTTATGCTGCATCTGGAGGAGCCGATGCCTTTTTTCACTCAACCCCTTCCCAGTCAATCTCGGCCCACTCGACCTGTGCCTACCCAACCTTCACCCGATCAATCCTGGCCCGAAGTCGCCGCCCGCTTGGCCGATTTGCTCGTTCAAACTCCGCCGGATGTGCGGCCCGCAGACGTGTCTCTTCTGGAGCAAGCCGGCCTCGCTGGAGAAATCGCCTCGCGCCTGAGCGCTGAGCATCCGGCGCAGGCCGCTTTGCAATCCGGCCGATTGGCTTTGCTGGCCCGCAGCATGAGAATTCGCCGCCAGATGCAGACCCTGCTCTCGGCTTGGCAAGCGGCGGACGTGCCCAGCGTGCTGCTGAAAGGCTTTGCCCTCAGCGAGTTGGTGTATCCACAGGTGGGTTTGCGGCCTTTTGGCGACGTGGACATTTTGATTCACGAGGCTGACTTGCCACGTGCCAAGGCGGCCGCTGTGGCGCTGGGCTGGCAAGATGACGGCCACTCGGAGCGGCCACAAGACTGGACGCACGAGCTGGCCCACTTGTACAGCCCTGACCGGCAGGTGCGGCTGGATGTTCACCGCTACGCCGCCGAATGGACGCATGGGCCACGTGGCCGTTTGCAGCGTCTGACCCAACAGCTTTGGGAAGCCAGCCAAGAAACCGATTGGCAAGGCGTCAAGGTGCGCGTCCCTGCGCCGCCCGACATGGCGCTGCATTTAGCGGTTTCCCGCGCTTGGACGGGTGACGCAGGATTTTGCAAACCCGCCGACTACCCCGATCTGCGGGCGCTGAAAGACAGATTTGCTCTGACGCCCCAGCAGCTTGAGCGCCGCGCCGATGAATTGGGCCTGACTCAGACTTGGCGGGCTTACTTGGCCGTATGCAATCCGTGGAAAGGCATTTTCCGTTTAAATGACGCCGCCGCTGCTCGCCGACTCCGCTGGGCCGCCGAGCGAGATGGCCGCAAGTTGTGGGGGCCACGCCAACTGCGGCGTGTGCGCGACTGGCCCAGAATGCTGGTCGCCACTCTGCCGGATGTCTGGGCAGTGTACCGTCAGCGCCGCGCCGATCCAAGACGTCTGCTGGAGAGCTGGCCCTTAGCACAAAATCAGCCGCCGCTGAGCGCCGAGGAAGAGCTGCAACTCATCGCGGGCGTGCGCCGCTTGACCCGCCTCCTCTACGCTTCCTCAGCAGGAGACTGCTTGCCGCGTGCGCTGGCAACTTACCGCACACTGGTGCGGCGCGGGTATCCGGCGGTGTTTGTCAGCGGGGTGCGCCGGGAGGAGGGCGCGGTGACGGGCCACGCCTGGATCGAAGGCGCTGAGGGCTGGCTGGACAGTTACGAGCCGAGAAGCAGCCGTCAGCAGTACGCGGTGCTGTTTGAACGGCGGGCTGAGCCACAAAACCCACCGTGACACCCCTTCTGAATTACGTAATTCAGGGTTTTTCTGCGGCTGGCTCGGCACCGAGCTGTATGGAAGTGGGCCGCGCAGTGGCAAGCCGCTCACTGATCGCCGCCGCCGCCACCTTGCCGTCCTGAACGGCCATGACCGTACTGGCGCTGCCACGTACCCGGATACAGTCGCCGCCCGCATACACGCCGGGCCAGCTGGTTTCAAGGCCGTCATCCACCCTGATGTAACCGCCCGCCAGTTCCAGGCCCAGCGCTGCGGCCAGAGCTGGTTTTTCCTGTCCAATGGCTTTGATCACCGTGCCGCACTCGATGACAAATTCGCTGCCGGGTACAGGTTGAGGGCGCGGACGGCCTGAAGCGTCCGGCTCGGCCAGCGCCATTTTCAGACATTTCAGGCCCGTCACCTTGCCGCCTGTGCTCAGCACTTCAATGGGCTGAGTCAGGAAAGTGAAGCCGATGCCTTCATGCAGCGCGAACTCGTACTCGTGGCGGTAGGCGGTCATCTCACGCTCGGTGCGGCGGTAAACCATCTGCACCTCGGCTCCGGCGCGGCGGGCCATGGTAGCGGCGTCGATGGCGGTGTTGCCCGCGCCGATCACCACCACGCTCTGGGCGACCTGCAAGCCCAGTGGGTCGAGCTTGGCCTGCTCGATAAAAGCCAGCCCGTCCACGAGTTGCTCCTCGCCGGGAATGCCCATCGCCGGAACCGCGCCGAGGCCCAGTGCCAAAAACACGGCGTCGTACTCGGCCAGCAAAATGTCCAGATCCGCTGCGCCGACGAGTTCGCGCCCGGTCTGCACCTCGACGCCCAAAGCCTTGACCGCCTCCACTTCACGCTGAGCGACTTCCAGCGGCTCACGCAAGCTGATGATGCCGTAGCTGCTCAGCCCACCGGCCAACTCACGTTTTTCCAGCAACGTCACGGCGTGTCCCGCTTTGGCGAGTTCGGCGGCAGCGCTGATTCCGGCGGGGCCACTGCCCACCACCGCCACGCTTTTGCCAGTCGGCACTCCGGCCTTAAAGAGCTGCACGCCGCGTTCCTGCACGTGATCGACAGCGTAGCGCTGGAGGCGTCCAATTTGAATGGGAGTGTGGTCTGCGCCCAGCACACAGGCCCCCTCGCAGAGTTCTTGCACCGGACAAACGCGGGCGCAGGTGCCGCCCAGAAAGTTGGCTTCCAAAATGACGCGGGCGCTTCCGCGCAAATTCTCGGTGCTGATTTTGCGAATGAACGTGGGAATGTCAATGTGGGTGGGGCAAGCCTGCAAACACGGCGCGTCAAAACAGTACAAGCAGCGGTTGGCTTCCACCAATGCTTCGTGGGCGCTCATGGGCGGCAGGAGTTCTTGCCAAGCGCTGCCACTGGGCGAGCGTTCGGGCAGCGCGGCACTGGGCTGAAGAGGGTCAGTAAGCATGGGCAACCTCGCATCAAAGACAAAGCAAAGCGGCGGCAGAGCCTTGGAGTAGGTCTCAGGCGGTTCACGCCCTCACTGGAGCTGATTTAACCGATGCTTAAGGGTAAGTGCCCGCTGGACGCCCGTC contains:
- a CDS encoding NAD(P)-dependent oxidoreductase, with the protein product MLTDPLQPSAALPERSPSGSAWQELLPPMSAHEALVEANRCLYCFDAPCLQACPTHIDIPTFIRKISTENLRGSARVILEANFLGGTCARVCPVQELCEGACVLGADHTPIQIGRLQRYAVDHVQERGVQLFKAGVPTGKSVAVVGSGPAGISAAAELAKAGHAVTLLEKRELAGGLSSYGIISLREPLEVAQREVEAVKALGVEVQTGRELVGAADLDILLAEYDAVFLALGLGAVPAMGIPGEEQLVDGLAFIEQAKLDPLGLQVAQSVVVIGAGNTAIDAATMARRAGAEVQMVYRRTEREMTAYRHEYEFALHEGIGFTFLTQPIEVLSTGGKVTGLKCLKMALAEPDASGRPRPQPVPGSEFVIECGTVIKAIGQEKPALAAALGLELAGGYIRVDDGLETSWPGVYAGGDCIRVRGSASTVMAVQDGKVAAAAISERLATARPTSIQLGAEPAAEKP
- a CDS encoding lasso peptide biosynthesis B2 protein, with the protein product MPTQPSPDQSWPEVAARLADLLVQTPPDVRPADVSLLEQAGLAGEIASRLSAEHPAQAALQSGRLALLARSMRIRRQMQTLLSAWQAADVPSVLLKGFALSELVYPQVGLRPFGDVDILIHEADLPRAKAAAVALGWQDDGHSERPQDWTHELAHLYSPDRQVRLDVHRYAAEWTHGPRGRLQRLTQQLWEASQETDWQGVKVRVPAPPDMALHLAVSRAWTGDAGFCKPADYPDLRALKDRFALTPQQLERRADELGLTQTWRAYLAVCNPWKGIFRLNDAAAARRLRWAAERDGRKLWGPRQLRRVRDWPRMLVATLPDVWAVYRQRRADPRRLLESWPLAQNQPPLSAEEELQLIAGVRRLTRLLYASSAGDCLPRALATYRTLVRRGYPAVFVSGVRREEGAVTGHAWIEGAEGWLDSYEPRSSRQQYAVLFERRAEPQNPP